The Tripterygium wilfordii isolate XIE 37 chromosome 23, ASM1340144v1, whole genome shotgun sequence genomic sequence aacatgTATTATATACGCATCCAAATAAATATATTTGGTTACTTGGTATCAGAGATCTATGCCCACTCAATTAACAAATATTGTCGATACATCGAATCGAATGATTTAATTTTTCTGAACCATCTCATTTAATAGCATTTAAGCCCAAAAAAGATATTCgttgattaaattttttttaatgttttcttataaaccatatTATTTGGTGTTCCAAACCAAGTGGAATTATAAGTCTCACACTTGCGACTTTGCACTTGGGAGATACTAGAATTGTCGTGGAAGTGACATAAGCAATGGCGATTATGAACAAGTCAATTTCACTTTGCTTTTACGTTAAGAGATATTTAAATGAaacgaaataaaataaatatggaCTTGCGCTTCGGAAGGACTAACTGAGAGAAATTACTCTATTTGTAAAGAAAGTAATTTCCGATgattataataattaaaaggatttttttttaaaataaaaagggGAAATGTACAGAGTAACAGAGATCACTTTCTTTTCTCCCTCTAAAACCCAAAACGCTTCGCTTTTGATAgagtctctctccctctctagtctctactcGCTTATTTATATTACTCGATCAAAGTAGAACGATTACCATACGAGGCGAGCGATGTTTGCTTTTTATCTTTTAAAGAGCTTCATCTCTCTCGATTTATTGAGACAAAGAAAGATAGAATATTGAACTCCATATCCCTTCAACAAAGAGAGACAATTATTCACCCAACACAGAGTTCTTTCATACCCACCATTAGTCTTTTCATTGTTTCACAAATCCACCATGCAGAGGTACTGTTTTCCATATTATTTTCCTTGTTTCTGTTAATTTGCTATTGTGATCAAATGGGTTTTTAGAGTTGGGTTTGTGGATTGATGTTCTTTTGTTGATTGGTATCGTTTCTAGTTTGTTGGGTTTATACAGAGTATGGTATCTGAATGAAATGGGTTCATATTTGTTTAGTTAGATGTCTTTGTGGGGATTTTGGATTCGGTTTGCTCTAGAATTGCTTGTTTGGAAATGGATTTTGGAGATCCATGGccttgtttgatgtttatgtttGAAACATTGTTATCTGTCGAGGTTTACAAAGTCGTTGTTGTTGTTATAAATGTAGCTTGTTTGCTTAATTTGTTATGTTGATATCTCTACATTGACTTCAAGAGAATTTATGTTCTGGGATTCCTAGCAATAGTTGTTACTGTTTTCTTTCTCCACATTTCCATCTCTGGCACATTTCTTATGTATTTGCAGTTGTAGCTTTATGGGTTCCTTGTAAATTATTATGAGGCTGCAATTCTTTGCCAATTGTGGTagaaataatttttgtttgtgACGTTAAACTTATGTATATTGATGATGATAGGAATCAAGACCATATAGGTTTCGGGAACAAGTTTTGGAGTCGAATGGGGATATCATTTTGGTGTCCATTTGTGCAGTACGGTGATGTGGAGACTGAGTTGGAATCTGTTGTTGTTAAGTCTATTAGGTTTGGAGATGATAAAGTGAAAACTCCGGAACGATCAGTCAGTTTCAAAAGACAAGATTCAATACCCACAATATTGAAATCCTTGGGTTCTGGAAAGATGATAATCGAAGGATCAGTTAGCTTTAAGGGCAGAGAAGGAGAGGCAATGATCTCACTTGAGTCTTTTTTGTTAGACAAAGAAGACAATGTTCCCATAACACCAATCAAAACAATGAGCAATGATGTAAATAATCATTCCCCAAGATCAGATAGTCCAGTAGGAATGTGCCAACCCTTGCTTCTGGATCCAAGCAACCCCAAACACAAGGCTGCAATAAGGTTACAGAAAGTGTACAAAAGTTTTCGAACCAGAAGAAAGCTAGCAGATTGTGCTGTTCTTGTTGAGCAGACCTGGTGGAAGCTCTTAGACTTTCTTGAACTCAAGCAAAGTTCGATATCGTTCTTTGACAATGAGAAACATGAATCTGCCAATTCACGTTGGTCACGAGCAAGCTCAAGAGCTGCCAAGGTAGGTTTAAGAATATCATACGTTGCTAAAAATTGTATATATGCACAGAATACTTGATATTAatgctttaattaattttctgaaataaattgtttcttttatttccaCAGGTTGGAAAAGGTTTGTCAAAGAATGATAAAGCCCAAAAAATGGCCTTGCAACACTGGCTTGAGGCGGTAAGTCCAAATCTcatgaaaaattataatttgattCATTTGGTAGCTGTTTCTAATTCTAGATGTTTATTGTTTTCCTATGCAGATTGATCCACGGCATCGATATGGACACAATCTACACTGCTACTACGACAAATGGCTTCAGTGCCAAAGTAGAGAACCCTTCTTTTACTGGTAAGTTTGTATTGCCTGATGTATTTGCTTCTATCAACAACATTTTCCTTCCAAATTCAAAAGTTTGATTTTAGTTGTGCATATGCTGGCTTTGTGGATTCAGGTTGGATATAGGAGGGGGCAAAGAAACAAATCTTGATAAATGCCCTCGAGTAAGACTTCAACAGCAGTGCATCAAGTATCTTGGTCCAGTAAGTCcatttctttttcatatatTCATTCTCTGTTTTCTTATTGGCCTTTTTTTGACGAATATTCACCTATCTATAGATGGAAAGGAAAGCCTATGAAGTCATTGTCGAGGATGGGAAGTTTTTATACAAGCAAACAGGGGAGTTCCTACACACAACTGGAGATGCAAAATGGATTTTTGTTCTCAGCACATCTAAGATCTTGTATGCtggcaagaaaaaaaagggtACCTTCCAGCATTCAAGCTTCTTGGCTGGAGGAGCCACTATTGCTGCTGGGAGATTAGTTGTTGAAAATGGCATCCTTAAGGTTTGGCTATAAACTTAATTTGCATTTATGTTTTAGTGGTTCCTGTTGCTTTTAATAATCTCTAGATCTTGACGTGGTCTTTTGACAGCATTTTCTGATATTGTTTAACAGGCAGTTTGGCCTCACAGTGGTCATTATCGCCCCGCAGAAGAGAATTTCAGGGAATTCATTTCATTTCTCAAAGAGAATAATCTGGATCTCACAGATGTTCAGGTAAAACTTAAGAAGTCAATTTCTTCTGTTCTTTCTTTATAGatgaaaaatgtcaaaaaaggGTTGTTTTACTGAGGATACTGGTTTCTTCCAATGTCAGATGACGTcaattgatgaagaagattCAACTAGCAGACAACGAAGCAGTAACCATCTTAGAAGCAACTCTGAAGAGGACTTGGCTAAAAATATGAATGTTATAAAAACTGAAGGGGTCAATGTTGAAGATTTGAATCAAGAGGACATTGAATCAACGCAACAAGAGGATGCTGCTGCACTGAAACCGTCAAAGTCAAGGCGATTCCAAAACTTGAGTAGACGAGTGACCGATCTTGAAATACCAAAAATGGATGTAATGCTTGAGAGATTACAAAATGAAAATTCTGCTGCTGGATCAATTTGTGACAATGGCGTGCTAGACTCTCCAGTGGGGGATGGCTATGAAACACCAGAAGAAGCATTTTCCTCAGATCAAGCATACATGCCTTCTGAACAaaacttgtttgatgaagaaCACGAAGCAGAAGTAGAGACCATCCCCGAAGAATCAATTCTTTGTAGACTAAACTCGAAAAAAGGAACAAAGTCTTATCAACTAGGGAAGCATTTGTCTTGCAAATGGACGACTGGAGCAGGACCACGTATAGGGTGTGTGAGGGATTATCCATCAGAGCTCCAGTTACTGGCTCTGGAGCAAGTGAACTTGTCTCCACGATGTGCTGGACATTGCAGAACACACTTCTCTCCTCGAAACAGTAGCGGACCGAGTCCAAAGATATCATCCATCCTCAGGCATTGTAGTGGGGCAGTGGCAGCTATTGGAGAGTCCCCGGTGCCCGAGATAGGGAGTTTAAAACAAAGAAGAACACAATCCTCTCCATTACACGGAACTGGATCCATAACAGGTTGCCAATGGGTTCCTTGTTGATCTATTCTTTTGTGTGAATAGAAAAAGATAGCATAGGGATTCTTTATTACTCTTTTGAATTCAAATATTTTGTTTGAGAAGTATCAATTTAAATCATGTACACTTTTTGTTAGAATCTTTCATCTTGTACATTACTATAAGATGAAATTTGTAGAAACCTTTGGGTTTTTGAACCCCATCAATACAAAACGAAAAAGAAATATTCATTTTTACACACTTTTGGGAACCAGTTTTGGTTTTTCGTCACTGAACGTTCACCGCATAATCTGCATTATTAGGTTTAGTGAATTTCTGGTTTTTCCCCCTGAATGGTTCAGTCTCTCATTGTGCTGAAGAGAAATTCCCATGTCCTTTTGTCCCTGACCGTTCACTGCACAATCTCCATTTTTAGGCTTAGTGAATTTCTGGTTTTTGTCCCCTCCATGGTTCAGTCTCTCATTGTGCTGAAGAGAATCCCATGTAAGACCTTCGAACTTTCTTTTTTGGGGACTTTGGGCTATACTTCCAACAGCCCAATAGTGATTGGGCTGGGCCTTCCAAAGTTGGGCTTTTTGACAAGCTTGGAGAAGATCACTTTTGCGTGCCTATACTAAGAGAGCTTAACAAGAATAATGGCCCTAATAATTATTGGCTTCTGGTTGATAATTAGCTTCCACAAAACCTCGAATTCCACAAAAAGCCATGTATTATTGTATATTCCGTATTCGATTTCCGAGATTCAAAATTCAGTCCACTGCTACTATCATGACAAATAGAAAACCAACACTGCTTTTTCTGCCATTCTCTCACTCTCAGTGAGTCTATCTCCACTGACTCATCTATGGGTAACTTTAcaatttgaactttgaactccATTTTTTGAGTGTCATACCATTTTTCTTGGACCCCAAAAAGTTCTAGTTTTTTCAGCTACAATGTTTGTGGTTCGGCTTAATCTGCTGATTTCGAGGATACCCAACTGGCAGTTTCAAGGTAAGACCTTCAATACCCGAAATTTTGGACGCTTTCGGCGTTCTTTAGCTGTCACTTTGTTTCTGGGCTTTGCTTTGTTAGGTGTTTGTGAAAATGTCCCTATGGTTTCGACGCCTCTTGGTTTTGAGATTTCTGGGTTTGACGGTGGTCGGACTTATGTGTCTCAAAATGGGGTTTTTGCATTTGGGTTCTTTGAGGGTTTTAAAAAATTGGACgatgatgatgttgatggaTTTGTTGTGGGTATAAGGTATAACTTGGGAGATAAAGCTGCAAATGTTCCTGTATGGACAGTTGGCGGTGGACTCAGGGTTTCTTTGAACTCCACGGTTAAGCTTTCCATGGACGGAAGGCTGAttttggttgaaaatcctagtgGTTTAATTGTTTGGAGTACTGATACCTCTAAGTCAGGTGTCAAAAAAGCTAACCTTTTGAACAGTGGGAACCTAGTACTGATGGATAGTCGGGATAAGGTGTTGTGGGAGAGTTTTTCTAGCCCTACAAACACCCTTCTTCCTGGTCAGTCTCTCCATTTTCCTCAAACCCTTAGAGCCCCTTCAACAAAATCAATTTCCAGCTACTATAGTTTTGTGATTCATCACTCTGGGGAGCTTGCACTGGTGTGGGAAAGCAACGTTACTTACTGGAGGACTCATTTTAGTTCCTCTAGTATCATCAAGCAAGCAAGATTTGATTCTGATGGTGTTTTGAGGTTAGTTGAGGCTGCCAATAGCACTGTCTGGTCCGCATCAAGTGAGGATTTTGAAGACCCTTCTGTGTTTCTAAGGCATCTTAGGATTGATTTAGATGGGAACTTGAGAATTTACTCATGGGAGAATGAACTCCATAGATGGAGGGTAACATGGCAAGCAGTTGAGAATCAGTGTCATGTGTTTGGCTCTTGTGGTTTGTATAGCTTATGTGGATTCAATTCTACTGGACCTGTTTGTGACTGTCTGTACCAGGATTCTGTACGTAGAAGAGACGGCCTTCCCACGGTGGATTCAGGTGGTTTCGGGTGCAGGAAGATGGTGGATTTGGGGAACTGCAAGATGAATACAAGCATGATGAAACTAGAACATACAGTTCTTTATGGTCTCTACCCTCCGCAAGATGTTGATGTGATGCTTAGTGAGCAAGCTTGCAAAGATCAGTGCTCCAATGATTCTTCCTGCATTGCAGTAACTTCGCAGAATGATGGTTCGGGTCTTTGCACAATCAAAAGAACTGACTTTATCAGTGGTTACAGGAACCCATCTGTTCGTGCAACTTCATTCTTGAAAGTATGTTCTGTCCCTCTGGCAGTTTCAGATCTAGGAGTTGATCCCCATGGGAATTTTGAGCAAAGCTCTATAGATCCTAGACCATTCAAAAATCAAGCAGGTCATAGCACAAATGTGCAAGGAGCTATTGCCTTCATAGTTTTGGTGACAGTGTTTGGTTTTCTGACAATGGAGATGTTTGTCTTTTGGTTTATTTATCGGAGACAGCAAATTGACGCTCATACAAGAAGTCTCTTCCGGAAGGACGCTCAGATGAATCCACATTACAGCGCTCTTACCAGATTATCTTATGAGGAGATAAAGGTGCTTACCGGAAACTTTACAAATCAACTTGGTCCCACTGTTTATAAAGGGGTACTTCCAAATAATACACCTGTGGCAGCTAAAGTATTAAACGGTGTAATTGTAACTGAGAAGGATTTTCGGGTGGCTGTTTCAACTTTGGGTATAATGCACCACCGCAACCTTGTACCATTAAAAGGTTTCTGTTTTGAGCAGAAACACAAGCTGCTACTGTATGAGTATGTCCCCAATGGCTCTCTGGATGAGTGGATGTTAAACAGGAAGCCAGACCAAATTGAAAAGAATTGGCAGCATCGGCTTAATATTGCTCTTGGAGTGACGCGAGCCCTTGCTTATCTACACTTAGAGTGTCCAAGATGTATCCCTCATGGAAATTTGAAGCTACAAAATGTCTTGCTTGATGAGAAGTTGCTCCCAAAATTAACAGATTTTGGAATTCAAAGCTTACTACCGAAGGACAGAGCATCCTCTTCAGAATCTCCATCAGAGAGAGATATTTACATGTTAGGGGAGATATTGCTGCAAATTATAATATGCAAGAGAGATGTTCTACGCGACAATCTGCACCATTTAGTTGACAACATAACTGAAAAGCTGGAACCACGAGGTAGTAAGGAGTCCGAAGCAGTAGAAAGAGTAGTAAGAATAGCTTTATGGTGTATGCAAAATGAACCATTTCGGCGACCTTCCATCGGTGAAGTTGTTCAGGTATTAGAAGGCACATTCTTAGTTGAAAGGCCTCCACCGGCTGTTGCTTATAGTCCGGAACAGAGCGATGAGGGAGTTGCCGCTGAAATTCAGGTATACTCTCAAGAAGGAAGCCGACTTTGATTGGGAATGTCCATCAATTAACTGCAGCAGGCTCCACAAATCAAATTTTTAGGAGACTGTGGATGTGCCCCTGGAGTTGATTTTCTTTGTAGTAGTAGTGAACTCCTGGAGTGTATGAATTTCCTTAAAAAGTGTAATCAGTCTTAATTTGAGAATCAAATGAGTGAAAGTTACTGATCTTTTGATTTCCTTTTGCCTATGAAGTGAGACTAAGACTCGCCTTTTTTTTACTCCTGGAGTATTTAGATCCATGacctttgattttctttcttttaaacaATGTCATCATAATATtcttattgtttgatttttttcatgTAAACTACCATTAATCATAGTAATTTTATCTTTAGGAAGTCATAATACCATAGGCCTAATTTACCATGTCAACAAGTTATAaaattcaagttttatgcatgcGGATTTGACAGTCTGATTTATGTCCATATTTGATGTCTAAACTTTAAAGGACAAAGTACTCACGGGTTTGACGATATGAGTTTAGGTATATATCTTATGTGTTTAAAGGACATGTTTGTTGTGTAgttttcggttaaaaaaaatcaaggatTTGGCCATTGAAAATATCTGAAAATATACACCATCTTGACCTCTTGTATTATTTGGGCGCTGAACACTCATGGCCACAAGTTTAGTAGTTAGTACGTTACCCTTTTCATCCACATTCGCAGAAACTCCCTCTATTACTCTTAATTCTATCGTTTAAGCACTAAAAGAGGCGACCATGGAAGCTTTCAGGTCCTCCTCTGCTCCATCACTTCATACATGCACAACACTGCAAAAAACCCAATTCCTCAAACCCATGTTCTTGAATTTTCAGTTCAACAAGATACCCAGTTCATCTCTCTCATCATTTCACAAGAACATCTCAAGATCTAAGCTTTTCACTACCATATCATCGTCGTCAACACTTTCAACTGAACAGATAGATCCTCCACAATCAGAGCTTGAAACTAAGAGTAAAGAAGAGAAATTTGATTGGTTTTCACAGTGGTATCCAGTTATGCCTGTTTGTGACTTGGACAAAAGGGTGCCACATGCGAAGAAGATTTTGGGTCTTGATGTGGTGTTGTGGTGGGACAGAAATGAAGGTGCATGGAAGGTGTTTGATGATAGTTGTCCTCATAGGTTGGCCCCATTGTCTGAGGGGAGGATTGATCAATGGGGAAGGTTGCAGTGTGTGTACCATGGTTGGTGTTTTAATGGCTCTGGAGACTGCAAGTTCATCCCTCAAGCTCCCACAGATGGTCCTCCGGTAACAAGCCTTCAATGAGAACTTCCATCTTAATTGTACTTGTGATTGATGTTGGTTTTGTGTTCATTGTTGTTAGATAACAGTACTGGTTATTTACAAGCTAATGCAGGTAGTCTTTAATTTACAATATCATTTTTACTTAACTCCGTGATTCAAACATAAGGTTGATCAAACCGAAAAGATGATGCATTAAGATTGGATCTTAGTGCTTTTGGTATGCATTCAACATTCCTGTAAATCATGATTCAGTGTTTGTTTAGAATTAAGCCTATTATATCAATTGGAATGCAATAAACTATCTATTCCTGCATATATTCTGGAGTTACAGTCATGCATTCAGATGATTGAGTATGACATGACTACAAATTCTGTAGCAGCATTCTGCATTCTCTCAATTTTAAGCGAAGGCCGTAATTAAGTACTAATAAGTTCACTGGCTTACTGCAATCTATCAGAAAGAACGGATTGGCCGTGCTAAATTTCATAAGTTCCTGAATACTCGGTTCAAGATCTTCTTCTgctcttcccttttcttttgcattttCTTAACCATCTTTTCACGAATTGTGCAGGTCCACACCTTCAACAAAGCTTGTGCCACTGTTTATCCAACTACGGTGCAGCATGACATTGTATGGTTTTGGCCAAACACTGATCCTCAATACAAAGATatcattttgaagaaaaaaccGCCCTACATCCCTGAACTGGATGATCCCTCATTTACTACATTAATGGGGAACAGAGATATTGCTTATGGGTATGCAGAGATACAGTCTGCAGCATATATTATAAACTTCATATCTAACTCGAGATTATAAGACTTCCTATTTTCTGTTCTCCAGTATCTCATTCTACGTGACTACATGTTTCCATATATTTGTAGATATAGTTGATCTGTATAGTTTTCTTTTAGAAAATCCAACACCCGGTATGAGGTGTTAATTGACTTTTCCCCAAGATCTCATGGGTAAATACTATGCATTTTCAGGTATGAGGTGTTAATTGAAAACCTTATGGACCCTGCTCATGTTCCATATGCACATTATGGACTAATGCAAACTAAAAAGCCCAGATAAGGAGGCTGCTATAAAATTTCTTCAGTTGTTATAATTTGGTTCTCTGAATGTGAATACTAACAGTATATTTTCTTCACAGTGAAGCTTGACCGGGAAGGTGGCAGGCCAGTTGAAATGGCTGTGAAGAAGTTAGACATAAATGGTTTCATAGGAAAGCAAGAGTTCGGTAGCAGTAAATTTATTTCTCCTTGTATTTTCTATGCATATACTGATCCTATTGTGGATCAAGGTAATGGATCTGCATCGTCAGCCGGAAACAACAAGGTGGTAAGCCAATCAGTGATAAGTTGGCTCCTTTATTGTTTAGCTGTTATGTTTATTCTGTTATGCTCTTTGTTTATGCACCTTTTGGTGGGTTCAGGTGTCACCAAAGCAGCGGAGATCAGCCTTAATTTTTCTTTGTGTTCCGGTTAGTCCAGGCAATAGCAGATTGATATGGGCATTCCCGAGAAACTTTGGAATTTGGATCGACAAAATTGTTCCAAGATGGATGTTTCATATCGGACAAAACCTGATTCTGGATTCTGATTTGTATCTTCTTCACGTTGAGGTAATCAcgttcttcttcattttcttgagaTGATAACTTCCCTCTATTGAGCCAATTTATGTTGGCCTTAATAGGCTTTGCAttgaatacaaataaattaactAGCTTTTTGGGGAGTCTTGATGTAGCTGATTTATTTGCCCTTAATAGCATTTTCAAGTAATCTAATGCTTGTGCAAACTGCTTGCATGATTGATAATTAGACAATCTTGTtccaaaatttttgtttggaCTCTTATCAAAGTAGTGATGCAGTGAAATTCATGCTAAATTTGTTCTCTCAACAAGATGTGAAGCGAAGAAACTTTCATTGTAAGGAGCTGCATATATTTGGTATTGATTAGTATGAGCTGACCTTTGAGTTCTCTTTCATAGGAGCGCAAGATAATGGATGTTGGCCCCGGTAATTGGCAGAAAGCTTGTTTTGTGCCGACAAAATCAGACGGCTTCGTGGTTGGTTTCAGAAGGTGGTTAAACAAGTATGCTGGTGGTGGAATTGATTGGAAAGGCATGGCTCTTCCCCCAACTCCGCCCAGAGTCCAGCTGATGGACAGGTAAGTTACCTACATCTAAAATTTGTGATTAAGGCCGGTCATTAAACTTATCTCATATTTAACCGGAATCAAGCTTCAGCATTGTAACCATAGCGATCGATAACCACCATATGCATTGGCATTATTTACATAAAATGCAGTCAGAACTCGAGTAACTAATCGAACATGTTTAAGTTTGTCGGTATTAAGTATTAAAATGTTAAGTACCTTTCTTTATTCAGGTACTGGTCGCACGTTGTGAACTGCACCAGTTGCAGATCCGCATACAAGGGCCTCAATGCACTAGAGGTCATACTGCAGGTCATCTCCTTTGTTTCCATTGGAGTTGTTGCAGCGATCAAGCAGAACGTAATATCAGCGGCTACGAGAACTGGTTTGGTCGTGTTAGCAGTGATATGCTTTGCAGCTTCAAGATGGTTGGCTGACTTTATCTACAAGAATTTCCATTACCATGACTACAATCATGCTTTTCGCTAATATATACGTCTCACTAATACTGCGAGTGAAAGTACTGTATCAAAGAATGTAAATGTGTCGATCCTCTTTGTAAAGAGTATGATGAATGTTAATTGAACATAAATGACAGAATTCGGCCCAGCCCTGCAGGGCAGTAGGACTGTCCTTCCTAGCCCATTGGGCCTTTTGCGCCTTGAAAGAAGGCCTGCCTTCCCTACGGGCCTTACTACTCTTTTGTTGTTTCACGATATCTAGCGACGTCCAAATACACCTCATGCATGCCTTGCAAAGATTAATACTATATACCCTCAAAATATGACCTccattttatctcaaatttatGTAGTATGTAAATagtcattaattataaatacatatgtAGGGCTATATCCAACACTTTACATTAATTGAAGGTTGAAGGTAAAATGGGAGCGATATTATAGAGTCTCAAGTATTATTCGTCTTGCAAATGATCACCAACATGAGAGTAAATCGACTTGAAAGAGGAGAACAACATAAACAAATACACTCGTTGGGAAGAATAGAAGACAtatgatatatatttatgtatatatgttctaATTGTATCCtgcaatttttaaaatttccatGTCGAAGTGTTCATGTCGTGCCCcatgtccgtgcttcctagttGTTAATGTTATCGTAATTGTCATCCTAACAACTACTACTTTGGAACTTGGAAGTGGCATCCTAACCTTCCATTCTAATCTAGAGTTGGTCCATCACGGTCTACCGATGTTTGTTAATGCACAAACTGTAGCCTTTTTTCTTCACTATTAGCTCAATGAAGAGCTTAAGAGTGATATGATACATTAAAATATTTGGCGCAGCAGAATCAAATCTGACTCCAAATTTTTGAACCATTAGAAtttgtttaatatatatgtttttggggTTAAATGATTTATTAAAATGGAACTCAAGACTGTGCTGGCAGGGATTGTCTCTGTTCACTAGACTCTGCTGTCACCAACTCACTGTGGAGTCGAATTCACACTCCTTCGTCCTTCCCTTCCAACCAAAGCTtttaatttttcacatttcaaCTCAAAAACCGTCCACAGTACTCCATCTATATCTATGTACTACCAAGATTTGCACAGAAAATCCATTCAGATCTGCTTCAATCTCGTTGTAATTGTAAGTTAATCGTGGccctttcttctcctcttcgttttcctcattttccttCCATTGCTGGATTAATTGAGCTTGAAAACCCGAAGAAGTATTTAGGGTAAAAAGAACCCTAAACCTAGATTTTGTTCAGTGTCATTATTGGTCGTTTTGTTGATTTCAAGATCTCATCGGATATACGACTTGGGTTTTCTACATTGAAGAAAACCCATGAAGGAATCAACCCCACGTACCGAGCCGATAGGGCAAAACTTGATAAAGCTAGTAAGCAACTTTTGCTTCTCAGTGTTCGTGTTCTCGGTGCTAATATTCACTGTGATTGCGATCACCTACCAGCCTCCAGACCCTTGGCTGGAGTCTGCTCCAGCCCTAACAAAGCTATTCACCGAAACTGAAAATGCAACATTCAAAATTGACGGTTCTATTCTAAAAACCGGCGAGGATTT encodes the following:
- the LOC119992951 gene encoding G-type lectin S-receptor-like serine/threonine-protein kinase SD3-1; the encoded protein is MFVVRLNLLISRIPNWQFQGVCENVPMVSTPLGFEISGFDGGRTYVSQNGVFAFGFFEGFKKLDDDDVDGFVVGIRYNLGDKAANVPVWTVGGGLRVSLNSTVKLSMDGRLILVENPSGLIVWSTDTSKSGVKKANLLNSGNLVLMDSRDKVLWESFSSPTNTLLPGQSLHFPQTLRAPSTKSISSYYSFVIHHSGELALVWESNVTYWRTHFSSSSIIKQARFDSDGVLRLVEAANSTVWSASSEDFEDPSVFLRHLRIDLDGNLRIYSWENELHRWRVTWQAVENQCHVFGSCGLYSLCGFNSTGPVCDCLYQDSVRRRDGLPTVDSGGFGCRKMVDLGNCKMNTSMMKLEHTVLYGLYPPQDVDVMLSEQACKDQCSNDSSCIAVTSQNDGSGLCTIKRTDFISGYRNPSVRATSFLKVCSVPLAVSDLGVDPHGNFEQSSIDPRPFKNQAGHSTNVQGAIAFIVLVTVFGFLTMEMFVFWFIYRRQQIDAHTRSLFRKDAQMNPHYSALTRLSYEEIKVLTGNFTNQLGPTVYKGVLPNNTPVAAKVLNGVIVTEKDFRVAVSTLGIMHHRNLVPLKGFCFEQKHKLLLYEYVPNGSLDEWMLNRKPDQIEKNWQHRLNIALGVTRALAYLHLECPRCIPHGNLKLQNVLLDEKLLPKLTDFGIQSLLPKDRASSSESPSERDIYMLGEILLQIIICKRDVLRDNLHHLVDNITEKLEPRGSKESEAVERVVRIALWCMQNEPFRRPSIGEVVQVLEGTFLVERPPPAVAYSPEQSDEGVAAEIQVYSQEGSRL
- the LOC119992994 gene encoding protochlorophyllide-dependent translocon component 52, chloroplastic-like isoform X1, yielding MEAFRSSSAPSLHTCTTLQKTQFLKPMFLNFQFNKIPSSSLSSFHKNISRSKLFTTISSSSTLSTEQIDPPQSELETKSKEEKFDWFSQWYPVMPVCDLDKRVPHAKKILGLDVVLWWDRNEGAWKVFDDSCPHRLAPLSEGRIDQWGRLQCVYHGWCFNGSGDCKFIPQAPTDGPPVHTFNKACATVYPTTVQHDIVWFWPNTDPQYKDIILKKKPPYIPELDDPSFTTLMGNRDIAYGYEVLIENLMDPAHVPYAHYGLMQTKKPRVKLDREGGRPVEMAVKKLDINGFIGKQEFGSSKFISPCIFYAYTDPIVDQGNGSASSAGNNKVVSPKQRRSALIFLCVPVSPGNSRLIWAFPRNFGIWIDKIVPRWMFHIGQNLILDSDLYLLHVEERKIMDVGPGNWQKACFVPTKSDGFVVGFRRWLNKYAGGGIDWKGMALPPTPPRVQLMDRYWSHVVNCTSCRSAYKGLNALEVILQVISFVSIGVVAAIKQNVISAATRTGLVVLAVICFAASRWLADFIYKNFHYHDYNHAFR
- the LOC119992994 gene encoding protochlorophyllide-dependent translocon component 52, chloroplastic-like isoform X2, producing MEAFRSSSAPSLHTCTTLQKTQFLKPMFLNFQFNKIPSSSLSSFHKNISRSKLFTTISSSSTLSTEQIDPPQSELETKSKEEKFDWFSQWYPVMPVCDLDKRVPHAKKILGLDVVLWWDRNEGAWKVFDDSCPHRLAPLSEGRIDQWGRLQCVYHGWCFNGSGDCKFIPQAPTDGPPVHTFNKACATVYPTTVQHDIVWFWPNTDPQYKDIILKKKPPYIPELDDPSFTTLMGNRDIAYGYEVLIENLMDPAHVPYAHYGLMQTKKPRVKLDREGGRPVEMAVKKLDINGFIGKQEFGSSKFISPCIFYAYTDPIVDQGNGSASSAGNNKVSPKQRRSALIFLCVPVSPGNSRLIWAFPRNFGIWIDKIVPRWMFHIGQNLILDSDLYLLHVEERKIMDVGPGNWQKACFVPTKSDGFVVGFRRWLNKYAGGGIDWKGMALPPTPPRVQLMDRYWSHVVNCTSCRSAYKGLNALEVILQVISFVSIGVVAAIKQNVISAATRTGLVVLAVICFAASRWLADFIYKNFHYHDYNHAFR
- the LOC119992494 gene encoding IQ domain-containing protein IQM2-like, giving the protein MQRNQDHIGFGNKFWSRMGISFWCPFVQYGDVETELESVVVKSIRFGDDKVKTPERSVSFKRQDSIPTILKSLGSGKMIIEGSVSFKGREGEAMISLESFLLDKEDNVPITPIKTMSNDVNNHSPRSDSPVGMCQPLLLDPSNPKHKAAIRLQKVYKSFRTRRKLADCAVLVEQTWWKLLDFLELKQSSISFFDNEKHESANSRWSRASSRAAKVGKGLSKNDKAQKMALQHWLEAIDPRHRYGHNLHCYYDKWLQCQSREPFFYWLDIGGGKETNLDKCPRVRLQQQCIKYLGPMERKAYEVIVEDGKFLYKQTGEFLHTTGDAKWIFVLSTSKILYAGKKKKGTFQHSSFLAGGATIAAGRLVVENGILKAVWPHSGHYRPAEENFREFISFLKENNLDLTDVQMTSIDEEDSTSRQRSSNHLRSNSEEDLAKNMNVIKTEGVNVEDLNQEDIESTQQEDAAALKPSKSRRFQNLSRRVTDLEIPKMDVMLERLQNENSAAGSICDNGVLDSPVGDGYETPEEAFSSDQAYMPSEQNLFDEEHEAEVETIPEESILCRLNSKKGTKSYQLGKHLSCKWTTGAGPRIGCVRDYPSELQLLALEQVNLSPRCAGHCRTHFSPRNSSGPSPKISSILRHCSGAVAAIGESPVPEIGSLKQRRTQSSPLHGTGSITGCQWVPC